One stretch of Trichocoleus sp. DNA includes these proteins:
- a CDS encoding chemotaxis protein CheW — MNTSALALQGNRPQRNLGDAYLKFQLSPHLSAVMSMQHIQEVLLLSTQRVTPMPSMPACVLGLTHRRSRVLWIVDLAQLLGVAHRQTYVQQNSLIIVQIGTVLLGFVVHQVESMAWFPPEAIQSPIGQVSASIVPYLRGYILQTHQQQQEAVLVLDTEAIAQSSILCG, encoded by the coding sequence ATGAATACTTCAGCTCTGGCACTTCAAGGGAATCGACCGCAGCGCAACCTCGGTGATGCTTATCTCAAGTTTCAGCTTAGCCCTCATCTATCTGCTGTAATGTCAATGCAGCACATTCAGGAAGTATTACTTCTGTCAACCCAGCGGGTGACACCTATGCCCAGTATGCCTGCTTGCGTGCTTGGGCTAACCCACCGTCGGAGTCGTGTGCTTTGGATTGTTGATTTGGCACAACTACTTGGAGTTGCTCATCGGCAAACCTACGTGCAGCAAAACAGCTTGATTATTGTCCAAATTGGCACTGTTCTATTAGGGTTTGTGGTGCATCAGGTTGAAAGTATGGCCTGGTTCCCACCAGAGGCAATCCAGTCTCCGATTGGGCAAGTCAGCGCATCGATTGTTCCCTATCTACGAGGGTACATTCTACAAACGCATCAGCAACAGCAAGAAGCAGTGCTAGTTTTAGACACAGAGGCAATCGCACAATCTTCTATTTTGTGTGGTTGA
- a CDS encoding response regulator codes for MNTVSMASYQPFQKFHPLTLLAQYTSRQTTGCLQVTSGTTSWFIYLEQGKLIYASNSKDPFGRLDRHLRQLSAYVPTLVSAIRVQVRLLFETGIDDAAQAKDYQAICWLVNQQHLNTAQAATLIEGLAKEVIESFLAIGDGTYELVDFDQSQTSKFCQLDLRPIVEYCQNQLRLRQNPAKPNLPAPRSPLPSREIALPASTTATNSEEVSASPVAVSAATPSRSLDTKAKTNYTIACIDDSQTVLQAIKSFLDDTSFSVLMINDPVKALMQIMRHKPDLILLDIEMPNLDGYELCSLVRRHPNFRHTPIIMVTGSSGFVNRAKAKLVRASGYLTKPFTQSDLLKLVFKHLPMTP; via the coding sequence ATGAATACAGTTTCTATGGCTAGCTACCAACCCTTTCAAAAGTTTCATCCCCTGACCCTACTTGCTCAATATACGAGCCGGCAAACGACAGGCTGCTTGCAAGTGACGAGCGGAACGACATCCTGGTTCATCTACCTGGAGCAGGGAAAACTGATCTATGCCTCCAACTCCAAGGATCCGTTTGGTCGCCTTGATCGCCATTTACGGCAGCTTAGCGCCTACGTACCAACTTTGGTGAGTGCAATTCGAGTCCAGGTCAGGCTTTTATTTGAAACTGGGATAGATGATGCGGCACAAGCAAAAGATTATCAGGCAATTTGCTGGTTGGTGAATCAACAGCATTTGAACACAGCACAGGCAGCTACCTTGATTGAAGGATTAGCCAAGGAAGTGATTGAATCCTTTTTGGCAATTGGGGATGGCACTTACGAGCTTGTTGATTTCGACCAAAGCCAGACCTCAAAGTTTTGTCAGCTTGATCTGCGTCCAATTGTCGAGTATTGTCAGAATCAACTGCGGCTGCGTCAAAATCCTGCTAAACCAAATCTTCCTGCTCCTCGCTCTCCGCTGCCCAGCCGAGAAATTGCACTACCTGCTTCCACGACTGCTACCAACTCAGAAGAAGTGAGCGCTTCTCCAGTGGCAGTTTCGGCAGCAACTCCCTCTCGATCGCTTGATACAAAAGCAAAAACAAACTATACGATCGCCTGCATCGATGACAGCCAGACGGTTTTACAAGCCATCAAATCCTTTCTGGATGATACGAGCTTTTCAGTATTGATGATCAACGATCCAGTCAAAGCATTGATGCAAATTATGCGTCATAAGCCTGATTTGATTCTGCTTGATATTGAGATGCCCAATCTAGACGGCTATGAACTCTGCTCGCTGGTGCGGCGACATCCAAATTTTAGACACACCCCAATCATTATGGTGACGGGTAGTTCAGGGTTTGTGAATCGGGCGAAGGCAAAGCTAGTGAGAGCATCAGGCTATTTAACGAAACCCTTTACCCAGTCTGACCTGCTAAAGCTTGTCTTTAAGCATTTGCCCATGACGCCTTGA
- a CDS encoding cellulose biosynthesis cyclic di-GMP-binding regulatory protein BcsB has product MRYFFRDLVSFASHRRTSRQRLNLRWLISFLLVSCGLSWALVMGWVVPSLAQSTPATPAAPAARSTSSFTLPKPPTTQPTVAAGNPGQYVLEFNRSPVVGNRFRLEGIYDEARLRFTRPQSWKPKTIKLLLRYRHSGALYATRSNLTVLINGTSVGSIPLNKPQGKIGEIVFPVPLNLVQDYNELVIAALQNNSPTCTQDPFDPSLWTEVLPDSKLLFDFEPQPIALNFNRYPYPVFDNLSLEANAVAYLLPKSLDEAWLTATTRLQTELGRFANFRAMDTRLVEAIDQVEPNERLILVGTPASQPAIGSLDLPLAMAGDQLLDGRQQPLPADVGVLMLASDPAQKVPVLIASGNGAEGVAKAVQFLVQAQDRKIGTGQVIFVDQVTPVESPPAREWRGYLPEANSFQLKDLSTFDNQPMQDVIVRGSHAPALEFDFRALPDDEFLPGSTMTLRYSYGPQINPLTSLVEVLLDGVAVGGARLTEVGGEQHKSLKLDLPADRIRPNSKIQVNFLLDPRERRSCSRVTDQQLWGTIHTDTQFNLQRQTTARLPDLKLLQTGFPFATPQDLSNTTIVLPNNPSKSDLQVMLQIGERLGRLSKSDSIQMSVYRSNKLPEDQRSAHHLIAIGTEAQFPFPEVMKDGGFAIQKDKTRQWQQSRIQVLPDNQGMVKQIISPWNRDRVLLALSGQTETGLNQVRDFLAQDPLFFQLQGDTVLISANQANASPYNANDYSLEFLQQTAPRPVKTNSSMNQVWQQIQRSWYFLAPAIVIAALTLYGIIQLFLRRLTPPQGQ; this is encoded by the coding sequence AAGCCGCCCACAACACAGCCAACTGTAGCTGCTGGCAACCCGGGACAGTATGTGCTGGAGTTTAACCGTAGTCCTGTGGTGGGCAATCGGTTTCGGCTAGAAGGGATTTATGATGAAGCTCGCTTGCGGTTTACGCGACCCCAAAGCTGGAAGCCCAAAACAATTAAATTATTGCTGCGCTATCGACATTCTGGAGCCCTCTATGCCACCCGATCGAACCTGACGGTTTTGATCAATGGCACAAGTGTTGGCAGCATCCCGCTCAATAAGCCTCAGGGCAAAATTGGGGAGATTGTTTTTCCTGTGCCGCTGAATTTGGTTCAAGACTACAACGAGTTAGTGATTGCGGCGCTCCAAAATAATTCGCCAACCTGTACCCAAGATCCGTTTGATCCGTCTCTTTGGACAGAAGTTTTGCCAGACTCGAAGCTGCTGTTTGATTTTGAACCCCAGCCGATCGCGCTCAACTTCAATCGTTATCCCTATCCAGTGTTTGACAACCTCAGCCTGGAAGCAAACGCCGTTGCCTATCTGCTGCCCAAAAGCCTTGATGAAGCCTGGCTCACCGCAACCACAAGGCTGCAAACTGAACTCGGACGATTTGCCAACTTTCGGGCAATGGATACTCGACTGGTTGAGGCGATCGATCAGGTAGAGCCAAATGAACGGCTGATTCTGGTGGGTACGCCTGCTTCACAACCAGCGATCGGCTCGCTTGATCTGCCGCTGGCAATGGCGGGTGATCAACTACTCGATGGCAGACAGCAGCCACTTCCTGCCGATGTTGGCGTTCTCATGTTGGCATCCGACCCCGCTCAAAAAGTTCCGGTTCTGATTGCGTCAGGTAATGGGGCAGAAGGAGTCGCCAAAGCAGTCCAGTTCTTAGTGCAGGCTCAAGACCGGAAGATTGGCACCGGACAAGTTATTTTTGTGGATCAAGTGACGCCTGTGGAATCCCCCCCAGCGCGAGAATGGCGAGGATATTTGCCAGAGGCTAACTCCTTTCAACTGAAAGATCTCTCCACTTTTGATAATCAGCCGATGCAGGATGTGATTGTCCGTGGTTCTCATGCGCCTGCCTTGGAATTCGATTTTCGTGCCTTGCCCGATGACGAATTTCTGCCTGGCAGCACGATGACGTTGCGCTACAGCTATGGCCCTCAGATAAATCCACTCACCTCACTGGTCGAAGTGCTGTTAGATGGCGTTGCAGTGGGTGGGGCAAGACTCACCGAGGTTGGCGGCGAGCAGCATAAATCCCTCAAGCTCGATCTGCCTGCCGATCGCATTAGACCAAACTCTAAAATTCAGGTGAATTTTCTGCTCGATCCCAGAGAACGTCGCTCCTGTAGCCGGGTGACAGATCAGCAGCTTTGGGGCACGATTCACACCGATACCCAGTTTAATTTGCAGCGGCAAACAACGGCTCGGTTACCTGATTTGAAGCTGCTCCAGACTGGTTTTCCATTTGCCACTCCACAAGATCTCTCAAATACGACGATCGTTCTGCCCAACAATCCCTCTAAGTCGGATTTGCAGGTGATGTTGCAAATTGGGGAACGACTGGGACGGCTGAGCAAAAGTGATTCGATTCAAATGTCTGTCTACCGATCGAACAAGCTTCCAGAGGATCAACGCAGCGCGCATCATCTGATTGCGATCGGCACAGAAGCTCAGTTTCCCTTCCCAGAAGTGATGAAAGATGGCGGGTTTGCGATTCAGAAAGACAAGACGCGCCAGTGGCAACAGAGCCGCATTCAAGTTTTGCCCGACAACCAGGGCATGGTTAAACAAATCATTTCCCCCTGGAACCGCGATCGGGTTTTGTTAGCCTTGAGCGGACAAACAGAAACCGGGTTGAATCAGGTTCGAGATTTTCTGGCGCAGGATCCGCTGTTTTTCCAATTGCAAGGCGATACGGTGCTGATTAGCGCCAATCAAGCCAATGCCTCACCCTACAACGCCAATGACTACAGCCTGGAATTTTTGCAGCAAACTGCTCCTCGTCCCGTCAAAACCAACAGTTCTATGAATCAGGTTTGGCAGCAGATTCAGCGAAGCTGGTATTTTCTTGCCCCGGCGATCGTGATTGCAGCGTTGACGCTTTATGGCATCATCCAGCTTTTTCTACGGAGATTAACGCCACCTCAAGGACAATAG
- the bcsA gene encoding UDP-forming cellulose synthase catalytic subunit translates to MFSLPKKHQRQRKPFPKGLPFAQQQWFITWLVDRLPNGFDLVFHWLTRWQLLIILGALFVLIIPLITVRPGLWEQGMILIVLVAVGRLVLSLEENQTEHRTREHLHLLLMVLSLIATLRYLYYRINYTLNLIDWINGIFSILLLSAELYGILTLLLAYFQTLKINERRSIDPATLESLPSIDVYIPTYNEDVEIVRKTALASIALDYPVHRKQVYILDDGRAEKYRDRREQLRQMCEELGCTLLTRDNNDHAKAGNINTALRRTTGELVLILDCDHIPLRSFLMETVGFFQNPKVALVQTPHWFYNPDPFERNLLTSGEIPVGNELFYKVLQKGNDFWNAAFFCGSAAVIRRDYVLEIGGIATETVTEDCHTSLRLHSLGYETVYYDKIMVAGLAPEKFSSYVGQQVRWARGMAQILRLENPMFNPKLKLSLAQRLCYFSATSHFFFGFPRLMYAIAPILFLLFSINSVRGLGLETLFYALPHIILSMQANHIPYKHVRFSFWNEIYEFAMSFQAGIVTLLALVNPQLGSFNVTDKGLVVDKRSFDMESVRYLVLLGGITAASLLTVPLWLILSPLDTQAVLINAMWGVFNLFLVLAACLVAFEQPQLRRSHRLPRQLTAIIHSEGQSWVGTTTNVSETGAQLMMEEWPNIPDEVRVELIGDYDARVLLDARIVRGIATSRLQSLLSIDFINLNQVQKDDLSLVIFSDVKEWYAQERSQTDKPLQSLQFIATSLKRVFRELRPAGGVRIRKQIRAKAQLYWEGWQGWSYPVKVTELGTKDMRLELEGNPVLSLETIELTQPVMSLMFGNAPDDPAAQSILVQVDLVEILSTVPNHPELPQRVAMEMRFPDTLERQQRSKIKKLLRSLS, encoded by the coding sequence ATGTTTAGCCTTCCTAAAAAGCATCAGCGTCAGCGCAAACCGTTTCCTAAAGGATTGCCTTTTGCCCAACAGCAGTGGTTTATAACCTGGCTCGTCGATCGCCTGCCCAATGGTTTTGACTTGGTGTTTCACTGGCTGACGCGCTGGCAACTTTTGATCATCTTAGGAGCGCTATTCGTTCTGATCATCCCTTTGATTACGGTTCGTCCGGGTCTTTGGGAGCAAGGCATGATTCTCATCGTTTTGGTGGCTGTAGGGCGACTGGTGCTTTCCCTGGAAGAGAATCAGACAGAACACCGGACGAGAGAGCATCTGCATCTGCTGTTGATGGTGTTGAGCCTCATTGCAACATTGCGTTATCTCTATTACCGGATTAACTACACGCTCAACCTGATCGATTGGATAAACGGTATTTTTAGCATTTTGCTGCTGTCAGCCGAGCTTTATGGCATTCTCACCCTCTTGCTCGCTTACTTTCAAACGCTCAAAATCAACGAGCGCCGATCGATTGATCCAGCCACTTTAGAATCACTGCCGAGTATCGATGTTTACATTCCAACCTATAACGAGGATGTCGAAATTGTTCGCAAGACTGCACTCGCGTCGATCGCGCTGGACTATCCGGTGCACCGAAAGCAGGTCTATATTCTAGATGATGGGCGAGCAGAAAAATATCGTGACCGTCGTGAACAACTGCGCCAAATGTGCGAAGAGTTGGGTTGTACCTTGCTGACTCGCGACAATAATGATCACGCCAAAGCAGGCAATATTAATACGGCACTCCGCCGAACCACAGGGGAGTTAGTCTTAATTCTCGACTGCGATCACATTCCGCTGCGAAGCTTTTTGATGGAAACGGTTGGCTTTTTCCAAAACCCTAAAGTTGCGCTCGTTCAAACACCGCACTGGTTCTATAATCCTGATCCGTTTGAGCGAAACCTGCTGACTTCTGGAGAAATCCCAGTGGGCAATGAGCTGTTTTATAAAGTGCTGCAAAAGGGCAATGATTTTTGGAATGCCGCTTTCTTCTGCGGTTCGGCAGCAGTGATCCGGCGCGATTATGTCTTGGAAATTGGTGGAATTGCGACTGAAACTGTGACTGAGGATTGCCATACCTCACTGCGGCTCCATTCACTCGGCTATGAAACGGTCTACTATGACAAAATTATGGTGGCAGGGTTAGCCCCTGAAAAGTTTTCTTCTTATGTGGGGCAGCAGGTGCGATGGGCGAGGGGAATGGCACAGATTCTCCGTCTGGAAAACCCCATGTTCAACCCCAAATTGAAGCTGAGTTTGGCGCAGCGGCTCTGTTATTTCAGTGCTACGTCTCACTTCTTTTTTGGGTTTCCCCGCTTAATGTACGCGATCGCTCCGATTCTATTTCTGCTCTTTAGCATTAACTCAGTGCGAGGATTAGGATTAGAAACGTTATTCTATGCGCTGCCTCACATCATCTTGTCAATGCAAGCAAATCACATTCCTTATAAGCATGTTCGCTTTTCCTTCTGGAATGAGATTTATGAATTTGCAATGTCTTTTCAGGCAGGGATTGTCACTCTGTTGGCGCTGGTCAATCCACAACTCGGTTCGTTTAATGTGACCGACAAAGGTTTGGTGGTTGATAAGCGCAGCTTTGACATGGAGTCAGTTCGGTATCTGGTGCTTCTGGGTGGCATCACAGCGGCATCCCTGCTGACCGTTCCCCTTTGGCTGATCCTCAGCCCACTCGACACGCAGGCAGTGTTAATTAACGCGATGTGGGGTGTGTTTAACTTGTTTTTGGTGTTGGCAGCTTGTCTTGTTGCCTTCGAGCAACCCCAGCTTCGTCGATCGCACCGCCTTCCCCGACAGCTGACAGCCATTATTCACAGTGAAGGTCAGAGCTGGGTCGGCACAACGACCAATGTGAGTGAAACGGGCGCACAATTGATGATGGAGGAGTGGCCTAATATCCCCGATGAAGTGCGCGTTGAATTAATTGGTGACTATGATGCCAGGGTACTGTTAGATGCACGAATTGTCAGAGGCATTGCTACAAGTCGGCTCCAAAGTTTACTCTCAATTGATTTCATCAATTTAAACCAGGTGCAGAAGGATGATCTGTCGCTGGTGATCTTTTCAGATGTGAAGGAGTGGTATGCCCAAGAACGCAGCCAAACAGATAAGCCGCTGCAATCACTCCAGTTTATTGCCACAAGCTTGAAGCGCGTTTTCCGAGAGTTGCGTCCTGCTGGGGGCGTGCGAATCCGCAAACAGATACGGGCGAAAGCTCAACTTTATTGGGAAGGCTGGCAGGGCTGGTCTTACCCTGTGAAAGTGACTGAACTCGGAACCAAGGATATGCGCCTGGAGCTAGAGGGTAATCCGGTACTGTCTTTGGAGACGATCGAGCTAACGCAGCCAGTCATGAGCTTGATGTTTGGCAATGCTCCAGATGATCCGGCTGCTCAAAGTATCTTGGTTCAGGTAGATCTGGTTGAAATCCTCTCGACGGTTCCCAATCATCCTGAACTACCACAGCGCGTCGCCATGGAAATGCGCTTCCCGGACACGCTTGAGCGACAGCAGCGCAGCAAGATCAAGAAACTGCTTCGATCGCTTAGCTAG
- a CDS encoding response regulator: MSLTLMGTILIVEDSLSEMELMSHYLRQSGYMVINAVTAKDALRMVIEQKPDVIITDVVMPGISGFELCRSLKKDPITEGIPVIICTSKNLEIDRLWGMKQGADAYLTKPFTKEQLIRAVQLVAG; encoded by the coding sequence ATGAGCCTAACGTTAATGGGAACGATTTTGATTGTCGAGGATAGCCTCTCAGAAATGGAGTTGATGAGCCATTATCTTCGTCAAAGCGGCTATATGGTGATCAATGCAGTGACTGCAAAAGATGCACTGCGAATGGTGATTGAACAGAAACCTGATGTGATTATTACTGATGTTGTGATGCCTGGCATTAGCGGATTTGAACTCTGCCGCAGCTTAAAGAAAGACCCAATTACAGAGGGAATTCCCGTCATTATTTGTACCTCCAAAAACTTGGAGATCGATCGCCTTTGGGGAATGAAGCAAGGCGCAGATGCTTACCTCACGAAGCCTTTTACAAAAGAACAATTAATTCGTGCTGTTCAACTGGTTGCAGGGTAA